Within the Halomonas sp. HL-93 genome, the region TCTTTGAGCATGCGACCGCTTACCTCGCCGGTGTGCGCCCCTGAGTGCAGCGGATTGAGCGTCTGCGCACCGAGCCGTAGCGGGGTATTCTTGAAGGCATGGCGCGCCGCATCCAGATAGGGAAACGGCGGGATCACGACCATATCGATGTTAGTCGGCAGCTTCGCTGCTGCAAATGCCTTGCCGAACGCTTCAACCAGTGCCGCCGAACCGTTCATCTTCCAGTTACCGGCGATTAAGGGCCTACGCATGGACTCTCCTCACTCAAGGTGGAGCGAAATGGTATAGGAGCGGACTTGTCAAGACAACCGCTGTTGTCAGCACGATCTTACTATTCGAGCAACGCTTTCACTTGCTCGGCCAACCGATTTGCCAACTGATCCACATCAAGATGCGCGCGCCCTTCCACCATAACGCGAATCAATGGCTCGGTGCCCGACGGTCTGAGCAGCACGCGCCCTTCGTCACCAAGCTCGCCTTCTAGCGCTTTCACCGCCTGCTGAAGCGGTTCAGATGCCATTACTTCCCTGGCATTAGCGCCTGCAGGCAATCTGACATTGACCAGCGACTGAGGGACTTTCTCCAACCCTCTTAGCAACATAGGCAACGGCTGCTGCTCACGCATCATCAAGGCGAGCACCTGCAGCGCTGAGACGATACCATCACCGGTGGTTTGCACGTGGCTACACACAATATGGCCCGATGATTCACCACCCAGTTCCCACTGATTAGCCGCCATGCGCTCCATCACAAAGCGATCGCCCACCTTGGCGCGCTCAAACGGAATACCCATCTTTTCCAGCGCCATCGCCAGGCCAAAGTTACTCATGAGCGTACCCACTACGCCCCCACCCAGCAGACCACGTGCGTGACGGTCCCGCGCGATCAGGTAAAGAATATCGTCACCGTCGACCTCACGACCTTCGGAGTCGACTAGTAATACGCGATCACCATCGCCGTCAAACGCAATCCCCAGGTCGGCGCCCTGCTGAATCACCGCCGCGCGCAATGCCGCCGGGTGAGTCGACCCCACCTGTTGATTAATATTCAGACCATCGGGCGAGCCGCCGATAACGCTGACCTCGGCGCCCAGCTCACGAAACACACTCGGCGCTATATGGTAGGTGGCGCCATGGGCGCAGTCGAGCACGATGGTCAAGCCATGCAGGCTCAGGCGATCGGGCAACGTCGATTTACAAAACTCAATATAACGGCCAGCTGCGTCATCAATGCGCATGGCTTTACCCAATTGGGCGGCATCCGCGGTCGTCAACGGCGCTTCCAGCATGGTCTCGATGCGGTCTTCAACTTCATCCGGTAGCTTTTTACCCTCTGCCGAAAAAAACTTGATGCCGTTGTCCTCAAAGGGATTATGCGAGGCCGAAATCACAATGCCGGCGTCAGCCCGAAAGGTGCGCGTCAAATAGGCGATCCCTGGAGTAGGCATCGGACCCAATAGCGCCACATCGGCTCCCGCCGCCGATAGCCCCGCTTCCAATGCTGACTCGAACATATAACCTGAGATACGCGTATCTTTACCAATCAACACCCGGGTACGGCCTTTTTCACGGCGTAACACCTGACCCGCTGCCCACCCCAACTTGAGCATAAAATCGGCGGTGATCGGCGACTGGCCGACCGTTCCGCGAATACCATCGGTG harbors:
- the glmM gene encoding phosphoglucosamine mutase; this translates as MTRRYFGTDGIRGTVGQSPITADFMLKLGWAAGQVLRREKGRTRVLIGKDTRISGYMFESALEAGLSAAGADVALLGPMPTPGIAYLTRTFRADAGIVISASHNPFEDNGIKFFSAEGKKLPDEVEDRIETMLEAPLTTADAAQLGKAMRIDDAAGRYIEFCKSTLPDRLSLHGLTIVLDCAHGATYHIAPSVFRELGAEVSVIGGSPDGLNINQQVGSTHPAALRAAVIQQGADLGIAFDGDGDRVLLVDSEGREVDGDDILYLIARDRHARGLLGGGVVGTLMSNFGLAMALEKMGIPFERAKVGDRFVMERMAANQWELGGESSGHIVCSHVQTTGDGIVSALQVLALMMREQQPLPMLLRGLEKVPQSLVNVRLPAGANAREVMASEPLQQAVKALEGELGDEGRVLLRPSGTEPLIRVMVEGRAHLDVDQLANRLAEQVKALLE